The Caminicella sporogenes DSM 14501 genomic interval AAAATCCAAATCAATACCCCTGTCTGTAAATTATTTATTAATGACTGCTTTAATATAGCAAAATTATCAATTGTCTTTGTATCTACAATTTTAAAAAAATTTTCTAAATATGCAATTAATTCCCCATTTTCACTATCACTTAATGCTTTTGTAGTAAAAGCACCAGAAGAAATACCTATTAAAAAAAACATAATAACAACAAAATACGTAATAATATTTCTTTGAATATGTTTAATCAATACATTATTTACTTTTCTCATCAAAATAAAAACCTCCCTTCTTTTTAGTACATGCTATTAAATAGTATGCTTAGAAAGGAGGTTATATGTCTTTTTAATTTTAATTTTTATTTTACATATTCAATGAATTTTTTATATACAATATTGCTATTATTGTCTTAGCATCTTTTATTTCTCCATTTTTAATCATTTCTAAAAGCTCTTCAATTTCATATTCTTTTATTTCTATGTATTCATCTTCATCTGGCCTTGCTTCTCCCTTTTCCAAATTTTTAGCTATAAAAAGACTGATTACTTCATTTGAAAAACCCGGAGAAGTATAAAACTTGAATAAATATTCTATATTTTCACTTGTATATCCAGTTTCTTCTAAAAGCTCTCTCTTAGCACATTCTTTTGGCTCTTCTCCTATCTCCAACTTCCCTGCTGGGATTTCAAGTAGCTTTTCTTCTACTGATTTTCTGTATTGTTTGACCATAATAATTTTATTGTCTTTTGTTATAGGTAATATTGCCACTCCACCGGGATGTTCTACAATTTCCCTCTTAGAATATTTTTTATCAGGAAGTTCTACTGTATCTACTCTTAAATTAATTATTTTTCCCTGATATATTTTATCAGATTTTATTGTTCTTTCATTAATCATATTAACTAACTCCCCTTTTACTTTATTATTTATACTCTACAACTCATTTTTTCAGCAACATATTTAGCATTAACTCCTGCACTGATAAAATATTCAAAATCACTTTTAAAATTTCTACCCATAGTATTCATAATTATATCAGAGTTTTCTAATACATTTATTATATCATTAAAATCCATATAATATATATTATGTTTTATGTGAATTTTATTGTCATTAATTTGCTTAATAATATATTTAAGCCTCCAATCATCAAATTTAGGAATAACTAAATTTGATGATGTCTTTGAAATCTCACTTAGAACAGTTATAGTATGATGACTTAACCCAAAATGTCTTAATCTCTTGTCTTTAAAACTTATCCGAGGAATACAAATTGGAAATCCCCCTAAAGTATTAACTGCATCAATTATATATCCTTGTTCAATTCCTGTAAAACCATATTTGGTTCCAGTTCCAACTATCCCCGGTCCCATTGATACTATGCATATATCACAATTCATTATATTTTTAGCTGCAATTAAAGCATTATAAATGTTTACACATTCATAATCACCACCAAAAGAATGTCCAATCGTTATAGTACCATCAATATATCCTTTTTCTTTTAAAAAAAAGACATTTTCACTAAAATCAATTGGAAGTGCACCACCATCAGTCATAATATAACATATCTTCAAATTTCTATTATATTTTTTTAAAACTACTGTTACAGGTGGTAATATACTATGAAGCCCTCCAATTAAAACGGGCATATTATTTAAAGAATCAAAGTTATTAAATATTTCATGATAACTGCTATCTTGTTCTTCACAAGCATAAACTTTGATTTGCAAAGGTGTATAGCGTAATTTCATAATATGTCCTTTACATTTACTTTCAACAGTCATATTGTTTAAATTACTGAGTACATAATGGTATCCTCCCGTTCCCAGATTTAAGTCTACTGCCGTAGTATTAACAATTACCCAGTTTCCAACTTTTAAATTATTTACAAAAATATTATATGCAATCGCCTTTTCTAATTTTTCATTTATTTTAACTAAAACTTCTATACAGTTTTTTCTTATACTGCAAATTTTTACAACTTTTCCAACTTTTAAGTTTAACATCTAGTTTATGTCCTCCTAAAGCTGTTAAATATTTATCTTCCAATACTATCAATATACCTCAATATTTTATTTTTTAATATTAAATCAGAAAGAGAATATTTTTCACAATAGACATGAACAGATATTAAAAATAAAACTAATCCTATTTTAAAACTTAATTGTAAAGCAGTTCCTATTATACCTAATGTTACTCCTATAATATTTGCTCCTGTATCTCCTATCATGCTTATTTCTCTTAAATCATAGGGTAAATATGCAATAGTTATCGCCATAGTAATCAGTAAAAAATAGTCATAAATTCCATTTAATAAAATTAAAAATATGACTGAAATCAACAAATGAATTTTTAAGGCTCTACCGGGTCTTAAATCTAATAAATTAATAAAATTTGTAAAAAGACTTATCAAAATAAAATTAATTACAAAGTCAAATATATTTTTAGAAATTAAAAAACTAATAAATACCGAAATTAGTCCGCCAAATACTGCTTTTATACCTCCCGTTGTCAAATCTCCATTTATTAATTTTTTTATATGTCCCTTAAACCCTTTTACATTACTACTGCCTAAAAAATCATCAATTATTCCCACTAAACCCATCGTCAAAACACCTATCAAATATATCAAAACAAAATTTTTATCAATATATTTAAAATAAGTAAAAAATAACATCGTCATTAATAAAATATTAAATACATATATAATTCCCATTCCATAAATTATTAAATTGCCCCTATAATTTTTCATTAAACATTTTGATTTAAAAAGAAATTTTTTCAACATAGGAATTGTTAATTTTGAAACAACAAATGCAGATAAAAATATAAAATACTTCATTTATTACACCTCAATGCTCTTAATAACAAAGTAGTTAAGATTTCATAAAATTGCCTACTTCTGTGTAAAAATCCTTTTATATCACGACCTGTTATTCTATGCTTCATATCAACTTCTACTTGCTTAATAGAATATCCTAAGTTTAATATATCTATTGTCATTCCTACTTCTACTCCAAATTTTTTAGGTATCTTTTTTATTTTTTTTAAAACTTCTACCTTAAATGCTCTTTGACCTGAAAGACTATTATCAAAATCTATATCTGTAAAATATTTAACTCCTTTTTTGGATAAAAATTTTACAAATCCAAATCCTCCTTTTTTATTTCCAAAAGTTTTAAATTTTGCAATAGTTACATCACATTCATTTCTTAATAAAGGCTTTATTAATTTATCTACTTCTATGGCACTCTCTCCTAAATCAGCATCTAAAAATACTACTATATCACTTTTATTAGTTACGCATTTTAATCCACAACTTAGTGCATAACCCTTGCCTTTATTTGTATTTAAACGTATAACACATACTCCAAATTTTTTTGCTATATAAGCTGTATCATCTTTTGAACCGTCATCTATTACTACTATGTGATTTACGTACCTCGATTTCTTTACAGATTCAATTGTTTTTCCTATTCTTTTTTCTTCATTATAAGCAGGTATGAGTACAGATATATTCATAAGTTACCCCTTTTTTAATTATTTGAAAATTTTTCAACCATTTCATTTTCTCTATTTTTTGCTAAATCTAATATCATAATCAATATCAATTTCATATATTTGCTATCTAAATTATCAATTGATAATTCTCTATTTTTTGTATAAAAATATACATTCAAAAAATCAGAAGTACTATGCTCAAAAAATACAAATGGTATATTTAAATCTCCAATTTCCTTATCTATTTCAAACTTTATATTTTTTATATCTTTTAAATTTTCTTTAAAAACTCCATCTATAATAACTATACAATCTAATTTTTCTTTAAAACCATATCTATAATCAAATTC includes:
- a CDS encoding NUDIX hydrolase, with the protein product MINERTIKSDKIYQGKIINLRVDTVELPDKKYSKREIVEHPGGVAILPITKDNKIIMVKQYRKSVEEKLLEIPAGKLEIGEEPKECAKRELLEETGYTSENIEYLFKFYTSPGFSNEVISLFIAKNLEKGEARPDEDEYIEIKEYEIEELLEMIKNGEIKDAKTIIAILYIKNSLNM
- a CDS encoding glycosyltransferase family 2 protein, which produces MNISVLIPAYNEEKRIGKTIESVKKSRYVNHIVVIDDGSKDDTAYIAKKFGVCVIRLNTNKGKGYALSCGLKCVTNKSDIVVFLDADLGESAIEVDKLIKPLLRNECDVTIAKFKTFGNKKGGFGFVKFLSKKGVKYFTDIDFDNSLSGQRAFKVEVLKKIKKIPKKFGVEVGMTIDILNLGYSIKQVEVDMKHRITGRDIKGFLHRSRQFYEILTTLLLRALRCNK
- a CDS encoding DUF3866 family protein, with amino-acid sequence MLNLKVGKVVKICSIRKNCIEVLVKINEKLEKAIAYNIFVNNLKVGNWVIVNTTAVDLNLGTGGYHYVLSNLNNMTVESKCKGHIMKLRYTPLQIKVYACEEQDSSYHEIFNNFDSLNNMPVLIGGLHSILPPVTVVLKKYNRNLKICYIMTDGGALPIDFSENVFFLKEKGYIDGTITIGHSFGGDYECVNIYNALIAAKNIMNCDICIVSMGPGIVGTGTKYGFTGIEQGYIIDAVNTLGGFPICIPRISFKDKRLRHFGLSHHTITVLSEISKTSSNLVIPKFDDWRLKYIIKQINDNKIHIKHNIYYMDFNDIINVLENSDIIMNTMGRNFKSDFEYFISAGVNAKYVAEKMSCRV